A single genomic interval of Camelina sativa cultivar DH55 chromosome 11, Cs, whole genome shotgun sequence harbors:
- the LOC104725079 gene encoding pentatricopeptide repeat-containing protein At5g43790: protein MTSPSTSKNHRCLNLISKCISLQNLKQIHCQIITTGLSHHTYPLSKLLHLSSTVCLTYALSILRQIQNPSVFLYNTLISSIVSNHNSTKTHLAFALYNQVSSSRSNLVRPNEFTYPSLFKASGFDPIWHRHGRALHAHVLKFLEPVNHDRFVEAALVGFYANCGRLREARSLFERIREPDLATWNTLLAAYANSEESESDDEVLRLFVRMQVRPNEVSLVALIKSCASLGEFWGGLWAHVYLLKNNLTLNQFVGTSLIDLYSKCGCLNLARQVFDEMRERDTSCYNAMIRGLAVHGFGEEAIELYKSLISKGLIPDEATFVVTISACSHSGLVDEGLHIFHSMKEVYGIEPKVEHYGCLVDLLGRSGRLEEAEQCIKKMPMKPNATLWRSFLGSAQIHGDLERGETALKHLLGLELENSGNFVLLSNIYAGVDRWTDVEKTRELMKDHRVNKSPGISTIN from the coding sequence ATGACATCTCCAAGCACAAGCAAGAACCATCGATGCTTAAACCTAATTTCAAAATGCATATCCTTACAAAACCTCAAACAAATCCATTGTCAAATCATCACAACCGGTCTGTCTCACCACACTTACCCTCTAAGTAAGCTCCTTCACTTATCCTCCACCGTCTGCTTAACCTACGCACTCTCTATCTTACGCCAAATCCAAAACCCTTCCGTCTTCCTCTACAACACTCTCATCTCCTCCATCGTCTCAAATCACAATTCCACCAAAACCCATCTCGCGTTTGCTCTGTACAATCAGGTTTCGAGCTCAAGATCAAACCTTGTCAGACCCAACGAGTTTACTTACCCTTCTCTGTTTAAAGCATCTGGCTTCGACCCGATTTGGCATCGCCATGGGAGGGCTCTTCATGCCCATGTGTTGAAATTTCTCGAACCGGTGAATCATGATCGGTTTGTGGAAGCTGCTTTGGTTGGGTTTTATGCTAATTGTGGTAGATTGAGAGAAGCTAGGTCTTTGTTTGAGCGGATTAGAGAACCTGATTTGGCTACTTGGAACACGCTTCTTGCTGCGTACGCTAATTCTGAGGAGAGTGAGAGTGATGATGAGGTCTTGAGGTTGTTTGTGAGAATGCAAGTGAGACCTAACGAGGTTTCTCTAGTAGCTTTAATCAAATCTTGTGCGAGTCTAGGTGAGTTCTGGGGAGGTCTTTGGGCTCATGTTTATCTCTTGAAGAACAATCTGACTCTGAATCAGTTCGTGGGTACTTCTCTTATTGATCTATACTCAAAATGCGGATGTTTGAATCTCGCACGCcaagtgttcgatgaaatgcgtGAGAGAGATACATCGTGTTACAATGCTATGATTCGGGGTTTAGCAGTTCACGGGTTTGGCGAAGAAGCTATAGAATTGTACAAGAGCTTGATTTCCAAAGGATTAATCCCGGATGAAGCAACATTCGTGGTGACGATATCCGCGTGTTCGCACTCGGGTTTAGTTGACGAAGGTCTTCATATATTTCACTCCATGAAAGAGGTTTACGGGATCGAGCCTAAGGTTGAGCATTACGGTTGTTTAGTTGATCTACTGGGACGATCAGGGAGGTTGGAAGAAGCGGAACAATGCATCAAGAAGATGCCTATGAAGCCTAATGCGACGTTGTGGAGATCGTTTCTAGGGTCGGCTCAAATACACGGTGACTTAGAGAGGGGTGAAACTGCACTAAAGCATTTGTTGGGGTTAGAACTCGAAAATAGCGGAAATTTCGTGCTTTTATCGAATATTTATGCCGGAGTTGACCGGTGGACTGACGTGGAGAAGACCCGGGAACTTATGAAAGACCACCGTGTCAATAAATCTCCGGGGATTAGTACTATTAATTAA
- the LOC104725082 gene encoding ATP sulfurylase 4, chloroplastic has translation MASSAAAIVFSYSPFRSSPIQNHHVTRYAPGSSSVVSFNRRRASRRGLVAVKSALIEPDGGKLMDLVVEESRRRAMKREAETVPVRIKLSRVDLEWVHVLSEGWASPLKGFMRQSEFLQTLHFNSIRLEDGSVVNMSVPIVLAIDDDQKFRIGDSNRVTLVDSVGNPIAILTDIEIYKHPKEERIARTWGTTARGLPYAEEAITKAGNWLIGGDLQVLEPIKYNDGLDRFRQSPSQLREEFTRRGADAVFAFQLRNPVHNGHALLMTDTRRRLLEMGYKNPVLLLNPLGGFTKADDVPLSWRMRQHEKVLEDGVLDPETTVVSIFPCPMHYAGPTEVQWHAKARINAGANFYIVGRDPAGMGHPMEKRDLYDADHGKKVLSMAPGLERLNILPFKVAAYDTTQGKMAFFDPSRSQDFLFISGTKMRGLAKKKENPPDGFMCPSGWKVLVDYYDSLSAESGNGRVSEAVVSA, from the exons ATGGCTTCTTCAGCAGCAGCCATCGTCTTCTCATACTCACCTTTTCGTTCTTCACCAATCCAAAACCATCATGTCACACGCTATGCTCCTGGATCTTCCTCCGTCGTTTCTTTCAACCGCCGCCGAGCTTCCCGCCGCGGTCTGGTCGCCGTGAAATCGGCGCTTATCGAGCCGGACGGGGGGAAACTCATGGACCTAGTCGTGGAAGAATCACGTCGGCGCGCGATGAAACGCGAGGCTGAGACGGTTCCCGTAAGGATCAAGCTGAGCCGTGTGGATCTTGAGTGGGTACATGTGCTAAGCGAAGGCTGGGCAAGTCCCCTCAAAGGTTTCATGAGACAGTCAGAGTTCCTCCAAACACTTCATTTTAACTCGATCCGGCTTGAAGACGGCTCCGTCGTCAACATGTCGGTTCCGATCGTCCTCGCCATCGATGACGATCAGAAGTTTCGCATCGGCGATTCCAACCGTGTCACGCTCGTTGACTCCGTTGGTAACCCTATCGCGATACTCACCGA TATTGAGATTTACAAGCATccgaaagaagaaagaatcgcGAGAACATGGGGAACCACGGCTCGTGGACTTCCTTATGCAGAAGAAGCAATCACAAAAGCTGGAAACTGGTTGATCGGAGGTGATTTACAAGTTCTTGAACCGATCAAGTACAACGACGGTTTAGACAGGTTTCGGCAATCCCCATCTCAGCTGCGGGAGGAGTTTACAAGGCGTGGTGCGGACGCGGTTTTCGCGTTCCAGCTAAGGAACCCGGTCCATAATGGTCATGCGCTTCTTATGACTGATACTCGTAGAAGACTTCTTGAGATGGGTTACAAAAACCCTGTCTTGTTGCTGAATCCACTTGGTGGATTCACTAAGGCTGATGATGTACCTCTTAGTTGGCGTATGAGGCAACACGAGAAG GTGCTGGAGGATGGTGTTCTTGATCCAGAGACCACTGTAGTGTCCATCTTCCCATGTCCAATGCACTATGCTGGCCCGACCGAGGTTCAGTGGCACGCCAAAGCTAGGATCAACGCGGGAGCGAACTTCTACATTGTTGGTCGTGATCCAGCCGGTATGGGCCATCCGATGGAGAAGAGGGATCTATACGATGCCGATCATGGGAAGAAAGTGCTCAGTATGGCTCCAGGACTTGAACGCCTCAACATTCTTCCTTTTAAG GTCGCTGCATATGATACAACTCAGGGAAAAATGGCCTTCTTTGATCCTTCTAGGTCTCAAGACTTCCTCTTCATATCAGGAACCAAG ATGCGTGGCTTggcgaagaagaaagagaacccACCAGACGGTTTCATGTGCCCTTCTGGTTGGAAGGTGTTGGTTGATTATTACGACAGTCTCAGCGCAGAGTCTGGTAATGGAAGAGTTTCAGAAGCTGTTGTTTCTGCTTGA
- the LOC104725081 gene encoding lysine-rich arabinogalactan protein 19-like codes for MDKARVMSLVSANLVRGSFILGSSRFKPWSTRLMTAAKSVSCTSKPVRGLTNYSTGVYFVSQTGPPEIQFPGSEEEVPSRPSRGPELAPLEVPELPNIPEIKPSKTPPEVTTVPSDPPPLGPPQTLGPEFPVPPSPSPPMPDTPNPPTPESPPDVPPNWEPPRPPEIQPPGIDPPPPLGPTIM; via the coding sequence ATGGATAAGGCGAGAGTTATGTCTTTGGTCTCTGCAAATCTTGTGAGAGGCAGTTTCATTTTAGGTTCATCCAGGTTTAAGCCATGGTCTACACGGCTAATGACCGCGGCGAAATCGGTTTCGTGTACTTCAAAGCCGGTTAGAGGGTTAACCAACTATAGTACTGGGGTTTATTTCGTTAGCCAAACCGGTCCACCGGAGATTCAATTTCCCGGTTCGGAGGAAGAGGTACCTTCACGGCCGAGTAGAGGACCAGAGTTGGCTCCATTAGAAGTCCCGGAGCTTCCGAATATACCGGAGATCAAACCGTCGAAAACTCCACCGGAAGTTACTACGGTTCCAAGTGATCCACCACCGCTTGGACCGCCGCAGACACTCGGCCCCGAGTTTCCGGTTCCACCGTCTCCATCTCCACCGATGCCAGATACTCCAAACCCTCCGACGCCAGAATCACCACCTGATGTGCCTCCAAATTGGGAACCGCCTCGCCCACCGGAGATTCAACCGCCGGGAATCGACCCGCCACCGCCTTTAGGACCAACCATCATGTAG
- the LOC104725080 gene encoding 3-ketoacyl-CoA synthase 20-like isoform X3 has translation MPFSSPLSPFFLSLSLEPFSQTNLTLDTSLLILTMTHNQDQPHRPVPVHVTNADPNPNPNNLPNFLLSVRLKYVKLGYHYLISNALYILLLPLLAATIANISSFTLDDLSILYNTLRFHFLSATLAIALLISLSTAYFTTRPRRVFLLDFSCYKPDPSLICTRETFMDRSQRVGIFTEDNLAFQQKILERSGLGQKTYFPEALLRVPPNPCMEEARKEAETVMFGAIDAVLEKTGVKPKDIGILVVNCSLFNPTPSLSAMIVNKYKLRGNILSYNLGGMGCSAGLISIDLAKQMLQVQPNSYALVVSTENITQNWYLGNDRSMLLSNCIFRMGGAAVLLSNRSSDRSRSKYQLIHTVRTHKGADDNAFGCVYQREDNNAEETGKVGVSLSKNLMAIAGEALKTNITTLGPLVLPMSEQLLFFATLVARKVFKVKKIKPYIPDFKLAFEHFCIHAGGRAVLDEIEKNLDLSEWHMEPSRMTLNRFGNTSSSSLWYELAYSEAKGRIKRGDRTWQIAFGSGFKCNSAVWKALKTIDPMDEKTNPWIDEIDDFPVQVPRITPITSS, from the exons ATGCCATTCTCTTCTCCCCTCTcccctttctttctctctctctctctcgaaccTTTCTCTCAAACAAATCTTACACTTGACACTTCTCTTCTCATACTCACGATGACCCATAACCAAGACCAACCTCACCGGCCAGTCCCGGTCCATGTCACAAACGCCGATCCAAATCCTAACCCAAACAACCTCCCAAACTTCCTCCTATCCGTTCGTCTCAAATACGTAAAACTCGGTTACCATTACCTAATCTCCAACGCTCTCTACATTCTCCTCCTCCCTCTCCTCGCCGCAACGATCGCCAACATCTCTTCTTTCACGTTAGACGACCTCTCTATCCTCTACAACACACTCCGTTTCCATTTCCTCTCCGCCACACTCGCCATCGCgctcttgatctctctctccaccGCCTACTTCACCACGCGTCCTCGCCGTGTCTTCCTCCTCGACTTCTCATGCTACAAACCAGACCCTTCGCTGATCTGCACTCGTGAAACGTTCATGGACAGATCTCAACGTGTGGGGATCTTTACAGAAGACAATCTCGCTTTCCAACAAAAGATCCTCGAAAGATCCGGTCTGGGTCAGAAAACTTACTTCCCTGAAGCTCTTCTACGTGTTCCTCCTAATCCTTGTATGGAAGAAGCGAGGAAAGAGGCCGAGACTGTTATGTTCGGAGCTATCGATGCGGTTCTTGAAAAAACCGGTGTGAAACCTAAAGATATTGGGATACTTGTGGTGAATTGTAGTTTGTTCAATCCGACTCCGTCACTTTCGGCTATGATTGTGAATAAGTATAAGCTTAGAGGCAACATTTTGAGCTACAATCTCGGTGGAATGGGTTGTAGTGCTGGACTTATCTCCATTGATCTCGCTAAACAGATGCTCCAG GTGCAACCAAACTCATACGCGCTAGTAGTGAGCACAGAGAACATAACTCAAAACTGGTACTTAGGCAACGACCGATCAATGCTTCTGTCTAACTGTATCTTCCGTATGGGCGGAGCTGCTGTACTTCTCTCGAACCGCTCCTCCGATCGTAGCCGTTCTAAATATCAGCTCATCCACACCGTTCGTACCCACAAAGGAGCTGACGACAACGCGTTCGGCTGCGTTTACCAACGAGAAGACAACAACGCAGAAGAAACTGGCAAAGTCGGAGTCTCGCTCTCTAAAAACCTAATGGCAATAGCCGGAGAAGCTCTCAAGACAAACATCACAACTCTCGGACCACTAGTCCTACCAATGTCCGAACAACTTCTCTTTTTCGCGACCCTTGTTGCCCGAAAAGTCTTCAAAGTCAAGAAA ATAAAGCCTTACATTCCCGACTTCAAGCTAGCTTTCGAGCATTTCTGCATCCACGCTGGAGGTAGAGCCGTGCTTGACGAGATCGAGAAGAACTTGGATTTATCCGAATGGCACATGGAGCCGTCGAGGATGACGTTGAACCGGTTTGGTAACACTTCGAGTAGCTCACTTTGGTATGAGCTTGCGTATAGTGAAGCTAAAGGAAGGATTAAGAGAGGAGATAGGACTTGGCAGATCGCTTTCGGATCAGGCTTCAAGTGTAACAGTGCGGTTTGGAAAGCTTTGAAAACGATTGATCCGATGGACGAGAAAACGAATCCATGGATTGATGAGATTGATGACTTCCCCGTTCAAGTTCCTAGGATCACTCCCATTACATCATCGTAG
- the LOC104725080 gene encoding 3-ketoacyl-CoA synthase 20-like isoform X2, translating to MPFSSPLSPFFLSLSLEPFSQTNLTLDTSLLILTMTHNQDQPHRPVPVHVTNADPNPNPNNLPNFLLSVRLKYVKLGYHYLISNALYILLLPLLAATIANISSFTLDDLSILYNTLRFHFLSATLAIALLISLSTAYFTTRPRRVFLLDFSCYKPDPSLICTRETFMDRSQRVGIFTEDNLAFQQKILERSGLGQKTYFPEALLRVPPNPCMEEARKEAETVMFGAIDAVLEKTGVKPKDIGILVVNCSLFNPTPSLSAMIVNKYKLRGNILSYNLGGMGCSAGLISIDLAKQMLQVQPNSYALVVSTENITQNWYLGNDRSMLLSNCIFRMGGAAVLLSNRSSDRSRSKYQLIHTVRTHKGADDNAFGCVYQREDNNAEETGKVGVSLSKNLMAIAGEALKTNITTLGPLVLPMSEQLLFFATLVARKVFKVKKIKPYIPDFKLAFEHFCIHAGGRAVLDEIEKNLDLSEWHMEPSRMTLNRFGNTSSSSLWYELAYSEAKGRIKRGDRTWQIAFGSGFKCNSAVWKALKTIDPMDEKTNPWIDEIDDFPVQVPRITPITSS from the exons ATGCCATTCTCTTCTCCCCTCTcccctttctttctctctctctctctcgaaccTTTCTCTCAAACAAATCTTACACTTGACACTTCTCTTCTCATACTCACGATGACCCATAACCAAGACCAACCTCACCGGCCAGTCCCGGTCCATGTCACAAACGCCGATCCAAATCCTAACCCAAACAACCTCCCAAACTTCCTCCTATCCGTTCGTCTCAAATACGTAAAACTCGGTTACCATTACCTAATCTCCAACGCTCTCTACATTCTCCTCCTCCCTCTCCTCGCCGCAACGATCGCCAACATCTCTTCTTTCACGTTAGACGACCTCTCTATCCTCTACAACACACTCCGTTTCCATTTCCTCTCCGCCACACTCGCCATCGCgctcttgatctctctctccaccGCCTACTTCACCACGCGTCCTCGCCGTGTCTTCCTCCTCGACTTCTCATGCTACAAACCAGACCCTTCGCTGATCTGCACTCGTGAAACGTTCATGGACAGATCTCAACGTGTGGGGATCTTTACAGAAGACAATCTCGCTTTCCAACAAAAGATCCTCGAAAGATCCGGTCTGGGTCAGAAAACTTACTTCCCTGAAGCTCTTCTACGTGTTCCTCCTAATCCTTGTATGGAAGAAGCGAGGAAAGAGGCCGAGACTGTTATGTTCGGAGCTATCGATGCGGTTCTTGAAAAAACCGGTGTGAAACCTAAAGATATTGGGATACTTGTGGTGAATTGTAGTTTGTTCAATCCGACTCCGTCACTTTCGGCTATGATTGTGAATAAGTATAAGCTTAGAGGCAACATTTTGAGCTACAATCTCGGTGGAATGGGTTGTAGTGCTGGACTTATCTCCATTGATCTCGCTAAACAGATGCTCCAG GTGCAACCAAACTCATACGCGCTAGTAGTGAGCACAGAGAACATAACTCAAAACTGGTACTTAGGCAACGACCGATCAATGCTTCTGTCTAACTGTATCTTCCGTATGGGCGGAGCTGCTGTACTTCTCTCGAACCGCTCCTCCGATCGTAGCCGTTCTAAATATCAGCTCATCCACACCGTTCGTACCCACAAAGGAGCTGACGACAACGCGTTCGGCTGCGTTTACCAACGAGAAGACAACAACGCAGAAGAAACTGGCAAAGTCGGAGTCTCGCTCTCTAAAAACCTAATGGCAATAGCCGGAGAAGCTCTCAAGACAAACATCACAACTCTCGGACCACTAGTCCTACCAATGTCCGAACAACTTCTCTTTTTCGCGACCCT GGTGGCCCGAAAAGTCTTCAAAGTCAAGAAAATAAAGCCTTACATTCCCGACTTCAAGCTAGCTTTCGAGCATTTCTGCATCCACGCTGGAGGTAGAGCCGTGCTTGACGAGATCGAGAAGAACTTGGATTTATCCGAATGGCACATGGAGCCGTCGAGGATGACGTTGAACCGGTTTGGTAACACTTCGAGTAGCTCACTTTGGTATGAGCTTGCGTATAGTGAAGCTAAAGGAAGGATTAAGAGAGGAGATAGGACTTGGCAGATCGCTTTCGGATCAGGCTTCAAGTGTAACAGTGCGGTTTGGAAAGCTTTGAAAACGATTGATCCGATGGACGAGAAAACGAATCCATGGATTGATGAGATTGATGACTTCCCCGTTCAAGTTCCTAGGATCACTCCCATTACATCATCGTAG
- the LOC104725080 gene encoding 3-ketoacyl-CoA synthase 20-like isoform X1 yields the protein MPFSSPLSPFFLSLSLEPFSQTNLTLDTSLLILTMTHNQDQPHRPVPVHVTNADPNPNPNNLPNFLLSVRLKYVKLGYHYLISNALYILLLPLLAATIANISSFTLDDLSILYNTLRFHFLSATLAIALLISLSTAYFTTRPRRVFLLDFSCYKPDPSLICTRETFMDRSQRVGIFTEDNLAFQQKILERSGLGQKTYFPEALLRVPPNPCMEEARKEAETVMFGAIDAVLEKTGVKPKDIGILVVNCSLFNPTPSLSAMIVNKYKLRGNILSYNLGGMGCSAGLISIDLAKQMLQVQPNSYALVVSTENITQNWYLGNDRSMLLSNCIFRMGGAAVLLSNRSSDRSRSKYQLIHTVRTHKGADDNAFGCVYQREDNNAEETGKVGVSLSKNLMAIAGEALKTNITTLGPLVLPMSEQLLFFATLVARKVFKVKKIKPYIPDFKLAFEHFCIHAGGRAVLDEIEKNLDLSEWHMEPSRMTLNRFGNTSSSSLWYELAYSEAKGRIKRGDRTWQIAFGSGFKCNSAVWKALKTIDPMDEKTNPWIDEIDDFPVQVPRITPITSSS from the exons ATGCCATTCTCTTCTCCCCTCTcccctttctttctctctctctctctcgaaccTTTCTCTCAAACAAATCTTACACTTGACACTTCTCTTCTCATACTCACGATGACCCATAACCAAGACCAACCTCACCGGCCAGTCCCGGTCCATGTCACAAACGCCGATCCAAATCCTAACCCAAACAACCTCCCAAACTTCCTCCTATCCGTTCGTCTCAAATACGTAAAACTCGGTTACCATTACCTAATCTCCAACGCTCTCTACATTCTCCTCCTCCCTCTCCTCGCCGCAACGATCGCCAACATCTCTTCTTTCACGTTAGACGACCTCTCTATCCTCTACAACACACTCCGTTTCCATTTCCTCTCCGCCACACTCGCCATCGCgctcttgatctctctctccaccGCCTACTTCACCACGCGTCCTCGCCGTGTCTTCCTCCTCGACTTCTCATGCTACAAACCAGACCCTTCGCTGATCTGCACTCGTGAAACGTTCATGGACAGATCTCAACGTGTGGGGATCTTTACAGAAGACAATCTCGCTTTCCAACAAAAGATCCTCGAAAGATCCGGTCTGGGTCAGAAAACTTACTTCCCTGAAGCTCTTCTACGTGTTCCTCCTAATCCTTGTATGGAAGAAGCGAGGAAAGAGGCCGAGACTGTTATGTTCGGAGCTATCGATGCGGTTCTTGAAAAAACCGGTGTGAAACCTAAAGATATTGGGATACTTGTGGTGAATTGTAGTTTGTTCAATCCGACTCCGTCACTTTCGGCTATGATTGTGAATAAGTATAAGCTTAGAGGCAACATTTTGAGCTACAATCTCGGTGGAATGGGTTGTAGTGCTGGACTTATCTCCATTGATCTCGCTAAACAGATGCTCCAG GTGCAACCAAACTCATACGCGCTAGTAGTGAGCACAGAGAACATAACTCAAAACTGGTACTTAGGCAACGACCGATCAATGCTTCTGTCTAACTGTATCTTCCGTATGGGCGGAGCTGCTGTACTTCTCTCGAACCGCTCCTCCGATCGTAGCCGTTCTAAATATCAGCTCATCCACACCGTTCGTACCCACAAAGGAGCTGACGACAACGCGTTCGGCTGCGTTTACCAACGAGAAGACAACAACGCAGAAGAAACTGGCAAAGTCGGAGTCTCGCTCTCTAAAAACCTAATGGCAATAGCCGGAGAAGCTCTCAAGACAAACATCACAACTCTCGGACCACTAGTCCTACCAATGTCCGAACAACTTCTCTTTTTCGCGACCCTTGTTGCCCGAAAAGTCTTCAAAGTCAAGAAAATAAAGCCTTACATTCCCGACTTCAAGCTAGCTTTCGAGCATTTCTGCATCCACGCTGGAGGTAGAGCCGTGCTTGACGAGATCGAGAAGAACTTGGATTTATCCGAATGGCACATGGAGCCGTCGAGGATGACGTTGAACCGGTTTGGTAACACTTCGAGTAGCTCACTTTGGTATGAGCTTGCGTATAGTGAAGCTAAAGGAAGGATTAAGAGAGGAGATAGGACTTGGCAGATCGCTTTCGGATCAGGCTTCAAGTGTAACAGTGCGGTTTGGAAAGCTTTGAAAACGATTGATCCGATGGACGAGAAAACGAATCCATGGATTGATGAGATTGATGACTTCCCCGTTCAAGTTCCTAGGATCACTCCCATTACATCATCGTCgtga